The proteins below are encoded in one region of Pseudomonadota bacterium:
- a CDS encoding energy transducer TonB, with the protein MPLLSRQPSILLLQVAALVGVGTAAAWFAGGAFGMASAEADALVRVANAVTVDGEALPASEGDDATLAKDIDRLLDNANLAMAAEQYFSPPEQNARGYYESVLALAPEHVQANLGLDRLAEIVLERATGALAEEQVQTAINQLAAAKSLRPGHRLVALVEQQLQAERSRLINTAEILSRSGNFDVASDMLSRAEAIPGPSEDGLQNAWDELGNLRAAAVTAAAAEATANEAAILQAEAARVEAQAQSERERALQTRMGQLLASARGAIEEDRLLSPEWENAKQLIAELDYLEADPVAMARLRGAYLNKLIDGVAQRIEGGDFDSAEGWITEAAMVNEHDQRLPTLRDQVAAARHAAESERIANLNEFEFANYVPPRYPTVARQRGAEGWVDVEFLVQEDGSITDIVVLDSARTANFRDAALTAIRQWQLEPRTYLGRPLSQRVRTRLAFRLGD; encoded by the coding sequence ATGCCCTTGCTTTCGCGCCAACCCAGCATCCTGCTGCTTCAGGTCGCCGCCCTCGTCGGTGTCGGCACGGCTGCCGCGTGGTTTGCGGGCGGCGCCTTCGGCATGGCCTCGGCGGAGGCCGACGCCCTGGTGCGCGTCGCGAACGCGGTCACCGTCGATGGGGAAGCCCTGCCGGCCAGTGAGGGCGATGATGCCACGCTGGCTAAGGATATCGATCGGCTATTGGACAACGCGAACCTCGCCATGGCCGCCGAGCAGTACTTCTCGCCCCCCGAGCAAAACGCTCGCGGCTACTACGAGTCCGTGCTGGCGCTCGCCCCGGAACACGTGCAAGCGAATCTCGGGCTCGACCGACTCGCCGAAATCGTGCTCGAGCGCGCGACGGGCGCTCTGGCGGAGGAGCAGGTACAAACCGCGATCAACCAGCTCGCTGCCGCCAAGTCACTGCGCCCCGGTCATCGCCTCGTGGCACTGGTAGAGCAGCAACTGCAAGCTGAGCGGTCGCGCCTGATCAACACCGCCGAGATTCTCTCGCGCTCCGGCAACTTCGATGTGGCGAGCGACATGCTGTCGCGGGCGGAGGCGATCCCGGGCCCAAGCGAGGACGGACTGCAAAACGCCTGGGACGAGTTGGGGAACCTGCGTGCAGCCGCCGTGACAGCCGCCGCTGCTGAGGCAACCGCCAACGAGGCTGCTATCCTCCAGGCCGAAGCCGCGCGGGTGGAGGCGCAGGCGCAGTCTGAACGCGAGCGTGCCCTTCAGACCCGCATGGGTCAGCTATTGGCGTCCGCGCGCGGGGCGATCGAGGAGGATCGCTTGCTATCGCCCGAATGGGAGAACGCCAAGCAGCTTATCGCCGAGCTCGACTACCTCGAGGCCGACCCCGTCGCGATGGCGCGCCTGCGTGGCGCCTACCTCAACAAGCTCATCGATGGCGTTGCCCAGCGTATCGAGGGCGGTGATTTCGATTCCGCAGAGGGCTGGATCACCGAAGCGGCGATGGTCAATGAACACGATCAACGCCTGCCCACCTTGCGGGACCAAGTCGCCGCCGCGCGGCACGCCGCGGAAAGCGAACGGATCGCCAACCTCAACGAATTCGAGTTTGCCAACTACGTACCCCCTCGCTACCCCACCGTTGCCCGCCAGCGCGGGGCCGAGGGCTGGGTCGATGTGGAGTTTCTGGTGCAGGAGGACGGCAGCATCACGGACATCGTGGTACTCGACTCCGCGCGCACCGCAAACTTTCGCGACGCAGCGCTGACGGCGATTCGCCAGTGGCAGCTCGAGCCGCGCACTTACCTCGGGCGTCCCCTGTCGCAGCGGGTGCGTACGCGGCTTGCCTTCCGCCTGGGCGACTAG
- a CDS encoding acyl-CoA thioesterase encodes MSEMYAAEDAPPKGVATARTMAMPRDANWLGDIFGGWLMSHADLAGAILAYQRAGGKVVTVSVNEFRFLQPVYVGDVVSCYAHVAEVGTSSLRVAIDIRVDRPGRHDALPLQVATACITYVHVGEDRRPRPVPSDAADVNDHEM; translated from the coding sequence ATGAGCGAGATGTACGCAGCTGAGGACGCTCCCCCAAAAGGCGTCGCCACCGCGCGCACGATGGCGATGCCGCGCGACGCTAACTGGCTTGGCGACATCTTCGGGGGATGGCTCATGTCCCACGCTGACCTCGCTGGCGCGATCCTCGCCTACCAGCGAGCCGGCGGCAAAGTGGTGACCGTCTCCGTGAACGAGTTCCGCTTCCTGCAGCCGGTGTACGTGGGCGATGTGGTCTCTTGCTACGCCCACGTGGCCGAGGTGGGGACCAGTTCCTTGCGCGTCGCCATCGATATCCGCGTAGATCGTCCTGGTCGACACGACGCTCTGCCACTGCAGGTGGCGACGGCGTGTATCACCTACGTGCACGTGGGCGAGGATCGTCGGCCGCGGCCCGTGCCGAGCGACGCAGCCGACGTGAACGATCATGAAATGTGA
- the tmk gene encoding dTMP kinase: MSSHSGRGQLITLEGIEGVGKSTQVSTVTAWLEAQGLTALATREPGGTARAERIREVLLDTEGDELPPLAELLLMFAARQTHISNLILPALRRGEWVVCDRFTDATRAYQGAGRGLDDVPIETLASWVHGEELRAPDCTVLLDAPVDVALARVRTRRGRTDRFEQEAAPFFARVRDRYLVLAEQEPDRFLVIDAAQGGPDAVAARIREALTARYSAQLVHGDG; the protein is encoded by the coding sequence ATGAGTAGTCACTCGGGCCGCGGTCAGCTGATCACCCTCGAAGGCATCGAGGGGGTTGGCAAGAGTACGCAGGTGTCCACCGTCACTGCCTGGCTGGAGGCGCAGGGGCTGACAGCGCTCGCCACCCGTGAGCCAGGTGGTACAGCCCGCGCCGAACGAATTCGCGAGGTGCTCCTCGACACGGAGGGGGACGAGTTGCCGCCCCTGGCCGAGTTGCTGCTCATGTTTGCGGCCCGGCAGACGCATATCAGCAACTTGATCCTGCCAGCCCTACGTCGCGGGGAGTGGGTGGTGTGCGATCGGTTCACGGATGCCACGCGCGCCTACCAGGGCGCGGGGCGTGGCCTCGATGACGTGCCAATCGAGACCTTGGCGAGTTGGGTGCACGGAGAGGAGTTGAGGGCGCCGGACTGCACGGTGCTGCTGGACGCGCCCGTGGACGTGGCCCTCGCTCGCGTGCGCACGCGCCGCGGACGTACGGATCGCTTCGAGCAGGAGGCCGCACCGTTCTTTGCCCGGGTGCGAGACCGCTATCTGGTGCTCGCCGAGCAGGAGCCAGACCGGTTCCTCGTGATCGACGCTGCCCAGGGTGGGCCCGACGCGGTGGCGGCACGCATTCGCGAGGCGCTCACCGCGCGCTACTCGGCGCAACTGGTGCACGGTGATGGCTAA
- a CDS encoding thioesterase family protein, translating into MTQRTANDGWDLPTPFLIDHAVAREDIDGLGHANNTSYMRWCERVSWAHSESLGITLDTYQTMRRAMVIRRCEYDYLSAAYADEPLRLATWVVECDEIIRIVRRFQIRNAHDGRTLLRARTEFACINLDTGRASRMPQAFADTYASVLTPVPEQRAPNRPS; encoded by the coding sequence GTGACCCAGCGAACTGCGAACGATGGCTGGGATCTGCCGACGCCGTTTCTGATCGATCACGCGGTGGCGCGCGAGGATATCGACGGTCTCGGCCACGCCAACAACACCAGCTACATGCGCTGGTGCGAGCGGGTGAGCTGGGCCCACTCGGAGAGCCTCGGGATCACCCTAGACACTTATCAAACGATGCGCCGGGCGATGGTGATCAGACGCTGCGAGTACGACTACCTGTCCGCCGCCTACGCGGACGAGCCGCTGCGCCTGGCCACCTGGGTGGTGGAGTGCGACGAGATCATCCGCATCGTACGGCGATTCCAGATTCGAAATGCGCATGATGGCCGCACCCTATTGCGAGCGCGTACGGAGTTTGCCTGCATCAATCTGGACACGGGGCGGGCGAGCAGGATGCCCCAAGCCTTCGCCGACACTTACGCGTCGGTGCTCACTCCAGTGCCCGAACAGCGAGCTCCAAACCGTCCATCGTGA
- a CDS encoding PilZ domain-containing protein produces the protein MAIAPNKPGLLRLTIKDTSALYLAYMPFVKNGGLFIPTNSSYRLGDEVFMLLTLMDEPEKLPVAGRVVWMTPKGSQGKRTAGIGVQFSEQDRGATQEKIENYLAGKLTADRPTHTM, from the coding sequence ATGGCCATAGCTCCCAACAAACCGGGTCTCCTGCGTCTGACGATCAAGGACACCAGCGCCTTGTATCTCGCCTATATGCCGTTCGTGAAGAATGGCGGGCTCTTCATCCCGACCAACAGCTCCTACCGCTTGGGCGATGAGGTCTTCATGCTGCTCACCCTCATGGATGAGCCGGAGAAGCTACCCGTAGCGGGCCGCGTGGTGTGGATGACGCCGAAGGGTTCGCAGGGTAAGCGAACGGCGGGGATCGGCGTTCAGTTCAGCGAGCAGGACCGCGGGGCTACGCAAGAGAAGATCGAGAACTATCTCGCCGGCAAGCTCACGGCCGATCGCCCGACGCACACGATGTAG
- a CDS encoding response regulator, which produces MNHEDRLESASRLKLLFVDADRRVLNSLRAMFRHDHDVVAATHVHEALQALDETPVDVVVADDRLPDTNGLDLLHWVRLRAPEAARILLVGAGEQPYDAATIRRAQLFRVLSKPCAPDVLRATIAQAGRTARVGRASALVRAAASAAQPDSAANDILREDKDGTRPVLTLSDDDSGLHRTLDGAEHTFGGTPRSIDSASVTGSVPLADVDAIPANTEASPAAMTDASTPSSEGGLSAPFATPDTASSTIDDTDVAPAPGESTDEHSRPISTRVWSAHGITVEEDAYDDPTDTQRVFASMLHDKSTRPPHATEENTSPAVQVSASLAADSGGHSVLPDAPLAGPIGGVGEALPGAAMPPQPPAAPRASTTAPVVPTEVLLLSDDAITRAELRRALERVHVVVDAASPDAALNAICSSCCAVALVDGRGRSARAVERTARTLLGAAPELSILVFAEVSECAALFELPARVPGIISLLYALPTPQQLFGALSWAHAVATYETELLDAALAVPPVVVDPPVAQARGLPSAAASTQSTGALLSDRLRRVSRFLTGAHDD; this is translated from the coding sequence ATGAATCACGAAGATCGACTCGAGTCAGCCTCGCGATTGAAGTTGCTCTTCGTCGACGCCGACCGGCGCGTACTGAACAGCCTGCGTGCGATGTTCCGCCACGACCACGATGTTGTTGCAGCCACCCATGTGCACGAGGCACTCCAGGCCTTGGACGAGACGCCGGTGGACGTCGTGGTTGCGGACGATCGCCTACCTGACACCAACGGCCTCGATCTGCTGCATTGGGTTCGCCTGCGCGCGCCCGAAGCCGCCAGAATCCTGCTGGTCGGTGCTGGGGAGCAACCCTACGACGCGGCCACCATTCGCCGCGCCCAGCTCTTTCGCGTGCTCTCCAAGCCGTGCGCCCCCGATGTGCTGAGGGCGACCATCGCTCAGGCCGGGCGCACCGCACGCGTCGGACGTGCCAGTGCCCTGGTGCGCGCCGCCGCCAGCGCCGCCCAGCCTGATAGCGCCGCTAACGACATCCTTCGCGAAGACAAGGACGGGACCCGTCCGGTGCTGACGCTGAGCGACGACGATTCTGGCCTGCACCGCACCTTGGATGGCGCCGAGCACACCTTTGGCGGCACGCCCCGGTCGATCGACTCGGCGAGTGTCACCGGAAGTGTCCCCCTTGCCGACGTCGATGCGATTCCGGCGAACACCGAGGCCTCCCCCGCTGCGATGACGGACGCGTCGACGCCCTCCTCCGAGGGCGGCCTATCAGCACCATTCGCCACGCCGGACACAGCCTCGAGCACCATCGACGATACTGACGTTGCTCCCGCACCCGGTGAGAGCACGGACGAACACAGTCGCCCGATCAGCACCCGCGTCTGGAGCGCCCACGGGATCACCGTGGAAGAGGACGCCTACGACGACCCGACCGACACGCAACGGGTCTTCGCCAGCATGCTCCACGATAAGTCGACCCGCCCGCCGCACGCGACGGAGGAGAACACCTCTCCGGCGGTGCAGGTGAGCGCCTCGCTCGCCGCCGACTCGGGCGGTCACAGCGTGCTCCCGGACGCCCCTCTGGCCGGCCCTATCGGTGGCGTCGGCGAGGCGCTGCCGGGCGCAGCGATGCCTCCGCAGCCGCCTGCGGCGCCGCGGGCGTCGACCACCGCCCCGGTGGTGCCTACCGAAGTGCTGCTGCTCTCGGACGATGCCATCACGCGCGCCGAGCTACGACGCGCCCTCGAACGCGTCCACGTCGTGGTGGATGCGGCGTCGCCGGACGCGGCCTTGAACGCCATCTGCAGCTCCTGTTGCGCGGTCGCCCTGGTCGACGGTCGAGGGCGCTCGGCACGAGCGGTGGAACGCACCGCACGCACCCTGCTGGGCGCGGCGCCGGAGCTGAGTATTCTCGTGTTCGCGGAAGTGTCCGAGTGTGCCGCCCTGTTCGAACTCCCCGCTCGCGTGCCCGGTATCATCAGCTTGCTCTACGCTCTGCCCACACCCCAGCAGCTGTTCGGCGCTCTCAGCTGGGCGCACGCGGTGGCCACTTACGAGACTGAGCTGCTCGATGCGGCGCTCGCCGTGCCGCCGGTGGTGGTGGATCCGCCTGTGGCGCAGGCGCGGGGCCTGCCGAGCGCGGCCGCTTCGACGCAAAGCACTGGCGCCTTGCTGAGCGACCGCCTACGGCGCGTGAGCCGGTTCCTGACCGGTGCCCACGACGACTGA
- a CDS encoding cyclic nucleotide-binding domain-containing protein, with protein MASAVTRSDSQIGSALSGGVTMADVRRLSPFEGLRNDNLKAVMERARSISLKSGEWAFRSGDNDKHSYFLLTGSIGLYTDDGRRVRAVEQGGPEARAELAPMKPRRLGLRAEKDTKLLVVESEFLEIMLTWDKTGSYEVSDLNSEDGAGDDWMSALLHSALFQRIPPGNIQALFLKLERRPTSAGETLVRQGDPGDYFYFVIEGSASVTRTSPHSSTGGFVLATLNPGDTFGEEALLSGRERTASVTMNTDGAVMRLSNDDFFELLCKPMLKFVDYEQAQGMVLTKDAQWLDVRLPTEVPEDSQLEGAISIPLFMIRMKSRSLDPAQKLIAVCDDGGRSTAAAYLLAERGFDVYVVKDGVAGLR; from the coding sequence ATGGCAAGCGCTGTGACCCGTTCCGACTCGCAGATCGGCTCCGCCCTGAGCGGCGGCGTCACCATGGCCGACGTACGTCGCCTCTCGCCCTTCGAAGGCTTGCGCAATGACAACCTCAAAGCGGTCATGGAGCGCGCCCGGAGCATCTCGCTGAAGAGCGGTGAGTGGGCCTTCCGCTCCGGCGACAACGACAAGCACTCCTACTTCCTGCTGACCGGCTCCATCGGCCTCTACACCGACGATGGCCGTCGCGTCCGCGCGGTGGAACAAGGCGGTCCTGAGGCCAGGGCGGAACTCGCCCCGATGAAGCCGCGCCGCCTCGGCCTGCGCGCGGAGAAGGACACCAAGTTGCTCGTGGTGGAGAGCGAGTTTCTCGAGATCATGCTCACGTGGGACAAGACCGGCTCCTACGAGGTGAGCGATCTCAATAGCGAGGATGGGGCCGGGGATGACTGGATGAGCGCCCTGCTCCACTCGGCGCTCTTTCAGCGGATTCCCCCGGGGAACATTCAAGCGCTCTTTCTCAAACTCGAGCGACGCCCGACGTCTGCCGGCGAGACGCTGGTACGTCAGGGCGACCCCGGCGACTACTTCTACTTCGTGATCGAAGGGTCTGCATCAGTGACGCGAACGTCGCCCCACAGCAGCACCGGTGGGTTCGTGCTCGCGACGCTCAACCCCGGTGATACCTTCGGTGAGGAAGCACTCCTGTCGGGACGCGAGCGCACGGCATCGGTCACCATGAACACCGACGGCGCCGTGATGCGCCTGTCCAACGACGACTTCTTCGAGCTCCTGTGCAAGCCCATGCTGAAGTTCGTCGACTACGAGCAAGCCCAGGGCATGGTGCTGACCAAGGACGCCCAGTGGCTGGACGTGCGGCTACCGACGGAGGTGCCCGAGGACAGTCAGCTCGAAGGGGCGATCTCCATCCCCTTGTTCATGATCCGCATGAAGTCCCGGTCGTTGGATCCGGCGCAGAAGCTGATCGCGGTCTGCGATGACGGCGGGCGTTCCACCGCGGCCGCCTACCTCCTCGCCGAGCGCGGCTTCGACGTGTACGTCGTGAAGGACGGCGTCGCGGGGCTGCGCTGA
- a CDS encoding acetyl-CoA C-acetyltransferase — MSGRPVYFVDGLRTPFLKARGKPGAFAASDLAVQAGRQLLARLRISPEDVDELVIGCAMPSPDEANIARVIALRLGCGERVPAYTVMRNCASAMQALDSAAKDIALGRSELVLAGGTEAMSRAPVLLNDEAVNWLAALSQARTPLPKLSTLARLRPKHLTPVLSLVRGLTDPIVGLNMGQTCEVISHRFDITRAAMDAYAVRSHQRLAQAYDDGRMYEVTPLFDGEGRLHDADDGLRRDSSAEKLARLRPFFDRSVGLVTAGNSSQITDGAALLLLASEDAVERFDLPVIGKLVDVEWAALDPSEMGLGPVHASTPILQRQGLSLTDIDTVELNEAFAGQVLACVAAWQDADYCKAHLGLEAAFGPLAAHRLNVDGGAISLGHPVGASGARIVLHALEILKRSGGRRALATLCIGGGQGGAMLLERPA, encoded by the coding sequence TTGAGTGGCCGTCCGGTCTACTTCGTCGACGGTTTGCGCACCCCCTTCCTGAAAGCCCGTGGAAAGCCCGGTGCCTTTGCCGCGTCGGACCTGGCGGTGCAGGCAGGCCGCCAGCTGCTCGCTCGCTTGCGGATCTCCCCCGAAGATGTCGACGAGCTCGTCATCGGCTGCGCGATGCCCTCGCCCGACGAAGCCAACATCGCCAGGGTCATCGCCCTGCGCCTGGGTTGCGGCGAGCGTGTGCCGGCGTACACCGTGATGCGCAACTGCGCATCAGCCATGCAGGCCCTCGACAGTGCCGCCAAGGACATCGCCCTCGGACGCTCGGAGCTGGTGCTCGCCGGCGGCACGGAGGCGATGAGCCGAGCCCCCGTCCTGCTCAACGACGAGGCCGTGAATTGGCTGGCCGCCCTGAGCCAGGCCCGTACGCCGCTCCCCAAACTGAGCACCCTCGCGCGTTTGCGACCCAAGCACCTGACGCCGGTGTTGAGCTTGGTACGTGGCCTCACGGATCCCATCGTGGGACTCAATATGGGGCAGACCTGCGAGGTGATCTCCCACCGCTTCGACATCACCCGCGCGGCCATGGATGCCTACGCGGTCAGAAGTCATCAGCGCCTGGCCCAGGCGTACGACGATGGCAGGATGTACGAGGTGACACCGCTGTTCGACGGCGAAGGTCGCCTGCACGACGCTGACGATGGCCTGCGTCGCGATTCGAGCGCCGAGAAGCTGGCGCGCCTGCGCCCCTTCTTCGACCGTTCCGTGGGGCTGGTGACGGCCGGCAACAGCTCACAGATCACCGACGGCGCGGCCCTGCTCCTGCTCGCCTCCGAAGACGCTGTAGAGCGCTTCGATCTTCCCGTGATCGGTAAGCTGGTGGATGTGGAATGGGCCGCCCTCGACCCGTCGGAGATGGGCCTTGGGCCCGTGCACGCGTCCACCCCCATCCTGCAACGCCAGGGACTGTCGCTCACCGACATCGATACGGTGGAGCTGAACGAAGCCTTCGCCGGGCAGGTGCTGGCGTGCGTCGCGGCCTGGCAAGATGCGGACTACTGCAAGGCACACCTCGGCCTCGAAGCAGCATTTGGGCCCCTGGCAGCCCATCGCCTGAACGTGGACGGCGGCGCGATCAGCTTGGGCCATCCGGTGGGGGCGAGCGGGGCGCGAATCGTCCTGCACGCCCTGGAGATCCTCAAGCGCAGCGGGGGGCGGCGCGCCCTTGCCACCCTATGCATCGGCGGCGGACAAGGCGGTGCCATGCTCCTGGAGCGACCGGCCTAG
- a CDS encoding 3-hydroxyacyl-CoA dehydrogenase NAD-binding domain-containing protein, translating into MSSPSSAAITADAGDSQPLDDSFPTTEHWRIECDDEGLWCLTLDRARSSTNVLSSLVLGELEALLHTVARRSPKAVIFCSAKRGFIAGADITEFERLSDADEAYTLIRRGQLIIEQIAELPCPTVAAINGFALGGGLELALACRYRVMVDDPAATLGLPEVKLGIHPGFGGTVRSIRQLGPVPAMSMMLTGRNVRSREAKRIGLVDQVVPARHLLRAARRLALAPPAPRQRPVTQTLLDTPFTRGLLARQLRRQVAQQARQAHYPAPYAIIDLWQRHGDSSHGTFLEAEARSIAELMCSCTSRNLVRVFGLQDRLKALAPRKAPRAQHVHVIGAGLMGGDIAAWCAMRGLTVTLQDRKAKYLAPAFERAGRLFKRRLREPRAITAAYDRLLPDPQGNGVASADIIIEAIYENLDAKRELFAQVEAKARPDAVLATNTSSIRLERIREALEQPQRLIGLHFFNPVAKLPLVEVIAAPGADAGALQRGCALVKQIGKLPLPCASAPGFVVNRVLMPYLMEAFTAIEEGVALSSIDRAAKAFGMPVGPVELADTIGLDVCLLVSGVFAEEFGLEVPEKLQRMVADGKLGRKTGEGFYQWRRGKPVLGPSQDDGKERELAQRLILPMLNESVRCLREGVIEDPELLDAGIIFGTGFAPFTGGPIHHSRRRGIDTIVAELTALSERHGQRFAPDDGWDRLRAAP; encoded by the coding sequence ATGAGCTCACCCAGCAGTGCTGCCATCACGGCCGACGCGGGCGATAGCCAGCCTCTCGACGATAGCTTTCCCACCACCGAACACTGGCGCATCGAGTGCGACGATGAGGGCCTGTGGTGCCTCACCCTCGATCGCGCACGCAGTAGCACGAATGTGCTGTCGAGCCTCGTGCTGGGGGAGCTGGAGGCGTTGCTGCACACGGTGGCGCGTCGCTCGCCTAAGGCGGTCATCTTCTGTTCCGCGAAACGTGGTTTCATCGCGGGCGCTGACATCACCGAGTTCGAGCGCTTGTCCGACGCCGACGAGGCCTACACGCTGATCCGCCGAGGCCAGCTGATCATCGAACAGATCGCTGAGCTGCCCTGCCCCACCGTGGCGGCGATCAACGGCTTCGCCCTCGGCGGTGGACTGGAGCTCGCACTGGCCTGCCGCTACCGGGTCATGGTCGATGACCCCGCCGCCACCCTCGGCCTGCCCGAGGTGAAGCTCGGCATACACCCGGGGTTTGGCGGCACCGTACGGAGCATCCGACAGCTGGGCCCGGTGCCCGCCATGAGCATGATGCTGACAGGTCGCAACGTCCGTTCACGCGAGGCGAAGCGCATCGGCCTGGTCGACCAGGTCGTACCGGCCCGCCATCTCCTGCGCGCCGCCCGACGCCTGGCCCTCGCGCCGCCCGCGCCGCGCCAGCGTCCCGTCACCCAGACATTGCTCGATACGCCCTTCACGCGTGGTCTGCTGGCGCGGCAACTGCGCCGCCAGGTGGCACAGCAGGCTCGCCAAGCGCACTACCCAGCCCCCTACGCGATCATCGACCTGTGGCAACGCCACGGCGACTCCAGCCACGGCACCTTCCTCGAGGCCGAGGCGCGCTCCATCGCCGAACTCATGTGCTCGTGCACCTCTCGCAACCTGGTACGCGTGTTCGGCTTGCAAGATCGCCTCAAAGCCTTGGCGCCACGCAAAGCCCCCCGCGCGCAGCATGTCCACGTGATCGGCGCCGGCCTGATGGGCGGCGACATCGCCGCCTGGTGCGCGATGCGCGGCCTCACGGTCACCCTGCAAGACCGCAAAGCGAAGTACCTGGCACCCGCCTTCGAGCGCGCGGGCCGTCTATTCAAGCGCCGCCTGCGGGAGCCCAGAGCGATTACAGCTGCCTACGATCGTCTGCTTCCCGACCCCCAGGGCAACGGCGTGGCCAGTGCCGACATCATCATCGAGGCGATCTACGAGAATCTCGACGCCAAGCGGGAGCTCTTCGCGCAGGTGGAAGCCAAGGCGAGACCTGACGCGGTGCTAGCGACCAATACCTCGAGCATCCGCCTCGAACGCATTCGCGAAGCGCTGGAACAGCCGCAACGCCTGATCGGCCTGCACTTTTTCAATCCCGTCGCCAAATTGCCCCTGGTCGAGGTGATCGCGGCGCCTGGAGCGGATGCGGGCGCGTTGCAGCGCGGCTGCGCCCTGGTCAAGCAGATCGGCAAGTTGCCGTTGCCCTGCGCGAGTGCACCCGGCTTCGTGGTCAACCGGGTGCTGATGCCCTACCTGATGGAAGCGTTCACCGCTATCGAGGAAGGCGTCGCCCTGTCATCGATAGACCGCGCGGCAAAGGCCTTCGGCATGCCGGTAGGCCCCGTGGAGCTCGCCGACACTATTGGCCTCGATGTCTGCCTGCTGGTGTCCGGCGTGTTCGCCGAAGAGTTCGGTCTGGAGGTGCCCGAGAAGCTCCAACGCATGGTCGCGGACGGCAAGCTCGGGCGCAAGACAGGCGAAGGGTTCTATCAATGGCGCCGGGGAAAACCGGTGCTGGGGCCTTCGCAGGACGACGGCAAGGAACGCGAACTCGCCCAACGTCTGATCCTGCCCATGCTCAACGAGTCGGTTAGGTGCCTGCGCGAAGGGGTGATCGAAGACCCGGAACTATTGGACGCGGGCATCATCTTCGGCACGGGTTTTGCGCCCTTCACCGGTGGTCCCATCCACCATTCGCGGCGACGGGGTATCGATACGATCGTTGCCGAACTGACGGCACTGAGTGAGCGCCACGGACAGCGCTTCGCCCCCGATGACGGTTGGGATCGTTTGCGAGCAGCCCCATGA
- the holB gene encoding DNA polymerase III subunit delta', which translates to MAKAPVTLRDGRGQAVVLPWLDALFERLVEARFAQTLAHALLLSGPAGVGKDALAHALADAWLCEAEGVQASERPCGRCRGCGLTAVGNHPDLHRLVPAEGKATISVDQIRELSAELALKPHAGGSRVALITPAEGMTVSAQNSLLKTLEEPPSGAVLVLITHQLDALAPTIRSRCQQLSVAGPDPAQAQAWLADQGVEPTASAEALQLARQSPLAALQLVEDGFAEQASSLAEALGQIALGRAEPINVAGGWEKLDMQRILAWWQGALHAIAREGLASGAQGAEEGPETATSYRVLAAQGARWVAPSDLFEFADRLAEATLTLRGQANPRLLLEGLLIDWARVTRPARTRRKPT; encoded by the coding sequence ATGGCTAAGGCCCCGGTGACTTTGCGCGATGGTCGGGGACAGGCTGTGGTCTTGCCCTGGCTCGACGCACTCTTCGAGCGCCTGGTGGAGGCACGCTTCGCCCAGACCCTAGCCCACGCGTTGCTGCTGAGCGGTCCAGCAGGTGTGGGTAAGGATGCCCTGGCCCACGCCCTGGCCGATGCGTGGCTGTGCGAGGCCGAGGGGGTGCAAGCGAGCGAGCGCCCCTGCGGACGATGCCGCGGCTGCGGACTGACCGCGGTCGGTAACCACCCGGACCTGCATCGGCTCGTGCCAGCCGAGGGCAAAGCCACGATCTCCGTGGATCAGATACGGGAGCTCTCCGCAGAACTGGCCCTGAAGCCGCATGCCGGCGGCAGCCGGGTGGCGTTGATCACCCCGGCCGAAGGGATGACGGTCAGTGCACAGAATAGCCTATTGAAAACGTTGGAAGAGCCGCCGTCGGGAGCGGTGCTGGTGCTGATCACCCACCAACTGGATGCCTTGGCGCCAACCATCCGCAGCCGCTGCCAGCAGCTATCGGTGGCCGGGCCAGACCCCGCCCAGGCACAAGCCTGGCTCGCCGACCAAGGCGTGGAGCCAACGGCGAGTGCGGAGGCCTTGCAGCTCGCACGCCAATCGCCCCTGGCCGCGCTTCAGCTCGTCGAGGACGGGTTCGCCGAGCAGGCATCGAGCCTGGCGGAGGCCCTCGGTCAGATCGCCCTCGGCAGGGCGGAGCCGATCAACGTTGCCGGAGGCTGGGAGAAGCTCGACATGCAGCGGATCCTCGCCTGGTGGCAGGGCGCCCTGCATGCGATCGCCCGGGAGGGGTTGGCGAGCGGCGCGCAGGGGGCGGAGGAGGGCCCGGAGACGGCGACGAGCTACCGCGTGTTGGCCGCGCAGGGCGCGCGCTGGGTGGCCCCGAGTGACCTGTTCGAGTTCGCCGATCGCCTCGCGGAAGCCACCTTGACCCTGCGTGGTCAGGCCAACCCGAGGCTGCTCCTGGAGGGACTGTTGATCGACTGGGCACGCGTGACCCGTCCCGCACGTACGCGTCGTAAGCCCACATGA